In Chengkuizengella sediminis, a single window of DNA contains:
- the thiO gene encoding glycine oxidase ThiO: MVNHYDVIVVGGGVIGSSVAYSLAKRGLKVVILEKERLASQASQAAAGMLAAQAEMTEAGPLFELSRKSRNMFPKLADELKDQSGIDIALTNKGMFKIAVTEEQVNEYKQMISFQRKAGEQVEWFTRDELREKEPALSKAVLGGLYLPNDGHVLAPELSLAFAKSAAKLGVMIQEYTEVFSFILENGRVKGVKTDQGALQSENVIVTTGAWSHRLLRETGIESSDYPVKGECFSVVFQKPILESTIFSHGCYLVPKKGGRLIVGATMKENTFDRKVTVDGISTLLGKAKRLLPDIVHAEWEKTWAGIRPQTADSVPYLSEHPEWQGLFIATGHYRNGILLSPITGEIIADLVEKKPYDDVDLTPFRIQRPV, translated from the coding sequence ATGGTGAATCATTACGATGTTATTGTTGTAGGGGGAGGGGTCATTGGGAGCTCTGTTGCCTACAGCTTAGCAAAACGAGGGTTGAAAGTCGTCATTTTAGAAAAAGAACGACTAGCGTCACAAGCTTCACAAGCCGCCGCAGGCATGTTAGCTGCACAAGCTGAAATGACGGAAGCCGGACCTTTATTCGAACTATCTAGAAAAAGCCGAAATATGTTCCCAAAGTTAGCAGACGAGCTCAAGGATCAGAGTGGAATCGATATCGCATTAACAAATAAAGGCATGTTTAAGATCGCAGTGACAGAGGAGCAAGTGAACGAATACAAGCAAATGATCTCATTCCAACGAAAAGCAGGGGAACAGGTAGAATGGTTCACTAGAGATGAATTACGTGAAAAGGAACCTGCTTTATCTAAGGCAGTGTTAGGTGGATTATATCTTCCAAACGATGGTCATGTGTTAGCACCAGAGTTATCTCTTGCGTTTGCAAAATCAGCTGCAAAACTTGGGGTAATGATACAAGAATATACAGAAGTATTTTCGTTTATCTTAGAAAATGGTAGAGTCAAAGGTGTAAAAACAGATCAAGGTGCACTGCAAAGTGAAAATGTAATTGTGACCACAGGAGCATGGAGCCATCGATTGTTGCGAGAGACTGGAATTGAATCGTCTGATTATCCTGTAAAAGGGGAGTGCTTTTCGGTTGTATTTCAAAAACCGATACTTGAATCCACGATCTTTTCACATGGGTGTTACCTTGTACCTAAAAAAGGTGGCAGACTTATCGTTGGGGCTACCATGAAGGAAAATACCTTTGATCGAAAGGTTACGGTGGATGGCATTTCTACTTTATTAGGAAAAGCCAAAAGATTACTGCCAGACATCGTGCACGCGGAATGGGAGAAAACGTGGGCAGGGATTCGTCCCCAAACAGCAGATAGTGTACCTTACTTAAGCGAACATCCAGAATGGCAAGGATTATTTATTGCGACAGGTCACTACCGTAATGGTATTCTCCTTAGTCCTATCACTGGAGAAATCATCGCGGACCTAGTCGAAAAGAAACCATATGATGATGTGGATTTAACACCGTTTCGTATTCAGCGCCCTGTATAA
- the tenI gene encoding thiazole tautomerase TenI, producing the protein MSGRELHVISNGKDSLQHFADIAGQIHPYVTAFHIREKQKSAKELMLGVSFLKKKGVPLSKIVINDRVDVAAISRVSGVHLAYHSLDAELVKQTFPNLKVGCSVHSLEEALSMEQKQVDYVFYGHVYETASKPGLPGRGLNELETLTQKLQIPVIAIGGLKPSNIQEVLTAGASGIAVMSGLLEAEDPLKKVIKYRQLLK; encoded by the coding sequence ATGTCTGGGCGAGAATTGCATGTGATCTCGAATGGGAAGGATTCTTTACAACATTTCGCTGATATTGCGGGACAGATTCATCCCTATGTAACAGCTTTTCATATTCGAGAAAAACAAAAAAGTGCAAAAGAGCTTATGTTAGGTGTATCTTTTTTAAAAAAGAAAGGTGTCCCGCTTTCAAAAATCGTGATCAATGACCGAGTGGATGTAGCCGCTATTAGTCGTGTATCAGGGGTTCATCTGGCTTATCATAGTCTGGATGCTGAATTAGTAAAACAAACCTTTCCGAATCTTAAAGTAGGATGCTCTGTACATTCCTTAGAAGAGGCATTGTCCATGGAACAAAAACAAGTGGATTATGTCTTTTACGGTCATGTATATGAGACGGCTTCAAAACCAGGTTTACCTGGAAGAGGTTTAAATGAACTTGAAACCCTTACACAAAAGTTACAAATTCCTGTTATAGCAATAGGGGGTTTAAAACCTTCTAACATTCAAGAAGTTTTAACAGCAGGAGCTTCAGGTATTGCGGTGATGTCAGGGTTGTTGGAAGCGGAAGATCCTCTTAAGAAAGTAATAAAATATCGACAACTACTAAAGTGA
- a CDS encoding sensor histidine kinase produces MQLKIKLSFIFSTIVIFILLLNNTFNYFSTREILREDKEQEMVLLANRLAAFLQFSENSFYIDVPDHLLEMNFSNNESVLEIAGFDPHTNKEMPVLAQNSQNNTDQPRSINDFIQVEKHDYHTETDVDFITQVLDTGQYMSYISNYQDQKVMKIFTPIAMDKPYVMSIVFDYSDIQKVLNKQLCFNFIILMSAIGIIIFSSYIFAGFIVEPLQKILLNLHDISNGKFGVQVEVNRKDELGILSERVNLLSLNLKKYQQSEEMLIKSEKLSVVGQLAAGVAHEIRNPLTSLIGFLNLIKHGKEMNKEVLEVMTSELHRIELILSELLVLAKPQEITYKHKNIHNILKDVLTLIEIQATQNNVKIQLDIEEKVPFIDCDENQLKQVFINLLKNAIEAMPSGGNIFIFVKMNEDEKVLISIQDDGCGMNEEEVCKLGEPFFTSKEEGTGLGFMLSEKMIHNHKGSMHIHSIKDVGTSVDIILPLTQDLDT; encoded by the coding sequence TTGCAGCTGAAAATAAAACTATCCTTTATTTTTTCTACGATTGTTATTTTTATTTTGTTGTTAAATAACACGTTTAATTATTTTTCAACCCGAGAGATTTTACGTGAGGATAAAGAACAGGAAATGGTCTTGTTGGCGAATCGATTAGCTGCTTTCCTTCAATTTTCAGAAAACTCTTTTTATATTGACGTACCTGATCATTTGCTAGAGATGAATTTTTCAAACAATGAAAGTGTATTAGAAATTGCTGGATTTGATCCGCATACCAATAAAGAAATGCCTGTGTTAGCTCAGAACAGTCAAAACAATACAGATCAACCTCGATCGATTAATGATTTTATTCAGGTAGAAAAACATGACTATCATACAGAAACAGATGTGGATTTCATAACACAGGTACTAGATACAGGTCAGTACATGAGTTATATTTCAAATTATCAGGATCAAAAAGTAATGAAAATCTTCACCCCGATTGCCATGGATAAACCGTATGTCATGAGCATTGTATTTGACTATAGTGATATACAGAAAGTGTTAAACAAACAACTGTGTTTTAATTTCATAATTTTAATGTCAGCCATTGGAATCATTATTTTCTCTAGTTATATTTTCGCTGGATTTATCGTGGAACCTCTTCAGAAAATTCTACTTAATTTACATGATATTAGTAACGGGAAGTTCGGAGTTCAAGTAGAGGTAAATCGAAAAGATGAATTAGGTATATTGAGTGAAAGGGTAAATCTATTATCTTTGAATTTAAAAAAGTATCAGCAATCCGAAGAGATGTTAATCAAATCGGAAAAACTATCTGTAGTAGGCCAGTTAGCTGCTGGGGTAGCTCATGAAATTCGAAATCCACTAACTTCTTTAATTGGATTTTTAAACTTAATTAAACATGGCAAGGAAATGAACAAGGAAGTTTTGGAGGTGATGACTTCAGAGCTTCACAGGATCGAATTGATTTTAAGTGAGCTGTTGGTACTTGCTAAACCGCAAGAAATTACATATAAACATAAAAACATACATAACATACTTAAGGATGTACTGACGTTAATTGAAATACAAGCCACACAAAACAATGTGAAAATACAGTTGGACATAGAAGAAAAAGTACCGTTCATTGATTGTGATGAAAACCAATTGAAACAAGTGTTCATTAATTTATTGAAAAATGCAATTGAAGCCATGCCTTCTGGAGGAAATATCTTTATTTTCGTTAAAATGAATGAAGATGAAAAAGTATTGATCAGCATTCAGGATGATGGGTGTGGGATGAATGAGGAAGAAGTATGTAAGTTAGGCGAACCTTTCTTTACGAGTAAGGAAGAAGGAACAGGTTTAGGATTCATGTTAAGTGAAAAGATGATACATAATCATAAGGGAAGCATGCATATTCATAGTATCAAAGATGTAGGAACCAGTGTGGATATTATTTTGCCTTTAACACAAGATTTGGATACATAA
- a CDS encoding ATP-grasp domain-containing protein, giving the protein MNILILGTNEALIGGTITCLVQKKGLDFIFIGTDNMKKKIKSTRCIKIVEVSNKAFQIDSPSTTEIIKSITKEFNCKIVIPTCIVTTLFMAKFKNSLEQFITCFQISDVETLTTQNDKWKFNRFLENYHIPTPKTILFEKNNGKLPPMNYPFVLKPTTGEGGNGVMLIQELKTFEKKKKDIMKSNYEQYIVQEYIPGNDIDLSVFCMEGKVIAWSISRRVKGGFEFLDNREVLKIGKDILKYANFNGLAHFDMRVDDRDQSVKVIECNPRVWASISASLCDSLNFIILGINLALKNNGNYS; this is encoded by the coding sequence TTGAATATTCTTATATTGGGTACAAATGAGGCATTAATAGGAGGAACGATTACATGTTTGGTACAAAAAAAGGGATTAGATTTTATTTTTATAGGGACAGATAATATGAAAAAAAAGATTAAATCCACAAGGTGTATAAAAATTGTTGAAGTTTCTAATAAAGCTTTTCAAATAGATTCTCCTTCTACTACAGAAATTATTAAATCAATAACAAAAGAATTTAATTGTAAAATAGTTATTCCTACTTGTATTGTTACTACACTTTTTATGGCTAAATTCAAGAATTCGCTTGAACAATTCATTACCTGCTTTCAAATTTCAGACGTAGAAACTTTAACGACTCAAAATGATAAATGGAAGTTCAATCGTTTTTTAGAGAATTATCACATCCCTACGCCTAAGACAATTTTATTTGAGAAAAATAATGGTAAATTACCACCAATGAATTATCCATTTGTATTAAAGCCAACAACCGGTGAGGGGGGAAATGGAGTAATGTTAATACAAGAGCTTAAGACATTTGAAAAAAAAAAGAAAGATATTATGAAATCTAATTATGAACAATATATTGTACAAGAATATATACCAGGTAATGATATTGACTTAAGCGTATTTTGTATGGAGGGGAAAGTGATTGCTTGGTCCATATCACGTAGGGTTAAAGGTGGTTTTGAATTTCTTGATAATAGAGAGGTCTTGAAAATAGGAAAGGATATATTAAAATATGCAAATTTTAATGGTCTTGCTCATTTTGATATGAGGGTGGATGATAGAGATCAGTCAGTAAAAGTAATTGAGTGTAATCCCAGAGTGTGGGCTAGCATTTCAGCTTCGCTTTGTGACTCTTTGAATTTTATAATACTAGGAATCAACTTAGCTCTTAAAAATAATGGTAACTATTCATAG
- a CDS encoding restriction endonuclease translates to MELEFMFFFLAIVGMFIICFLYKIHTLTENEGSYTANEFYKPFDIQKEYERVNKEQAPITPSVVRIKPALSSTAPRHEWTKLTPHKENVVINIKNHNPLKPQKLSQEAAVLEHLNSLSNEVFQEVILALCEKVLNMKSSFKEYMSPIKTSFLFSGVMNIEGLIPLQMDYIGEVRKSEASTPVEMKHINRILNKLNRGQMGLYITTSYFTGSAQQEIKRSRSSIKLISGLDLVKCLTEHQLIEGNQIKSSWIDEICNKEKMSA, encoded by the coding sequence ATGGAATTGGAATTTATGTTTTTCTTTTTGGCTATAGTAGGGATGTTTATTATCTGTTTTTTATATAAGATACATACTTTAACTGAAAACGAAGGAAGTTACACCGCAAATGAATTCTATAAACCCTTTGATATACAAAAGGAATACGAACGAGTGAACAAAGAACAAGCTCCGATTACACCATCTGTGGTGAGAATTAAACCTGCATTAAGTTCAACTGCACCAAGACATGAATGGACAAAACTCACACCTCACAAAGAAAATGTAGTCATAAACATCAAAAATCATAATCCCTTAAAACCACAGAAGTTATCACAGGAAGCTGCCGTATTAGAACATTTAAACTCTTTATCAAATGAGGTTTTTCAGGAAGTCATTCTTGCTTTATGTGAAAAGGTTTTAAATATGAAAAGTTCCTTTAAAGAATACATGTCTCCTATAAAAACATCTTTTTTATTCTCTGGCGTTATGAATATTGAAGGTTTAATTCCACTACAAATGGATTACATTGGAGAAGTTAGAAAATCGGAAGCTTCAACACCTGTAGAAATGAAACACATTAATCGAATTTTAAACAAATTAAATAGAGGTCAAATGGGTCTATATATTACCACATCCTATTTTACAGGATCCGCACAACAAGAAATAAAACGCAGTCGTTCCTCCATTAAGTTAATATCTGGGTTAGATCTTGTTAAATGTTTAACGGAGCATCAATTAATTGAAGGAAATCAAATAAAATCCTCATGGATTGATGAGATATGTAATAAAGAAAAGATGAGCGCATGA
- a CDS encoding NAD-dependent epimerase, with the protein MSSQKQILVTGCAGFIGYHLTKRLLHQGYSVIGIDNLTPYYDVLLKKGRLKQLLPHENFTYQQISIEDGGKINKIFSESEFSSVVHLAAQPGVRYSFENPQAYIDTNITGFLNILEACRNHQPEQLIYASSSSVYGANTEMPFSEEHRVDHPLSLYGMTKKSNELMAYTYTSQFGTPTIGLRFFTVYGPWGRPDMALFLFTKSILSGKTIKVYNHGNMKRDFTYVDDIIEGIVRLIEKDNNSRQDKSLTEQQSNTKVLPYKIYNIGNQNPVDLMEFIEVLEKKLGIQAKKELLPMQAGDLSETYADVDRLIKDVGYKPNTTIEEGISRFVDWYLEYYEVKK; encoded by the coding sequence TTGTCTTCACAAAAACAAATATTAGTCACAGGATGTGCTGGATTCATTGGTTACCATCTTACAAAACGTTTATTACATCAAGGTTACTCCGTTATAGGGATTGATAATTTAACACCATACTATGATGTTTTATTAAAGAAAGGTCGTTTAAAACAACTTCTTCCTCATGAAAACTTCACTTATCAACAGATCTCTATTGAAGATGGGGGTAAAATAAATAAAATATTTTCTGAAAGTGAATTTTCGTCTGTCGTTCATTTAGCAGCTCAGCCTGGGGTTCGATATAGCTTTGAAAATCCACAAGCTTATATAGATACGAATATTACTGGATTTCTAAATATATTAGAGGCTTGCCGTAATCATCAACCTGAACAGCTGATTTATGCTTCTTCAAGCTCGGTATATGGAGCAAACACGGAAATGCCATTTTCAGAAGAACATCGAGTTGACCACCCCCTTAGTTTATATGGCATGACTAAAAAAAGTAATGAGCTAATGGCTTATACATATACTTCTCAATTTGGGACGCCTACGATTGGATTACGTTTTTTCACGGTGTATGGTCCTTGGGGACGCCCTGATATGGCTTTATTTTTATTTACGAAGTCCATTTTAAGTGGGAAAACAATAAAAGTTTATAATCATGGGAATATGAAAAGAGATTTCACTTATGTTGATGATATTATAGAGGGCATCGTTCGATTGATTGAGAAGGACAACAACAGTCGCCAGGATAAGTCATTAACAGAACAACAATCAAATACAAAGGTTTTACCTTATAAGATCTATAACATCGGTAACCAGAATCCAGTAGATTTAATGGAGTTTATTGAGGTATTAGAAAAGAAATTAGGCATCCAAGCCAAAAAGGAACTTCTCCCAATGCAAGCAGGGGATTTATCTGAAACGTATGCAGATGTAGATAGGTTAATCAAGGATGTAGGTTACAAACCCAATACTACAATTGAGGAAGGTATCAGTCGTTTTGTAGATTGGTATTTAGAGTATTATGAAGTGAAAAAATAA
- a CDS encoding toast rack family protein has product MEGIIEYNVENLDPEVTYELIENKGQAVIKQNEGNFGFNNVGDVENSWDLKLTNEIPIDLKIDAGVSETELDLRGLQLKNLEVDAGVDEITIDISGQWEESFNAVLTTGIGSSTIILPSDIGVIIESDKGIVAADFINLISLGDGFYVNEAYDASDSHHIKIEADLGIGEVVFKVK; this is encoded by the coding sequence ATGGAAGGAATTATCGAATATAATGTAGAAAATTTAGATCCAGAAGTTACCTATGAACTTATAGAAAATAAAGGTCAGGCTGTGATTAAACAAAATGAAGGTAATTTTGGATTCAACAATGTTGGTGACGTTGAAAATAGCTGGGATTTAAAACTAACCAATGAAATCCCAATAGATTTAAAAATCGATGCAGGTGTTTCAGAAACAGAGCTAGATTTGCGTGGACTTCAATTAAAAAATTTAGAGGTTGATGCAGGTGTGGATGAAATTACAATTGATATCAGTGGTCAATGGGAAGAGAGTTTCAATGCAGTGCTTACTACGGGTATAGGTAGTTCCACCATTATATTGCCATCTGATATTGGAGTTATCATTGAATCTGATAAGGGAATTGTTGCAGCTGATTTTATAAATTTAATATCACTAGGTGATGGGTTTTATGTGAATGAAGCATACGACGCCTCTGATAGTCATCATATTAAAATTGAAGCAGATTTAGGTATTGGTGAAGTTGTTTTTAAAGTGAAATAA
- a CDS encoding GDP-mannose 4,6-dehydratase gives MSSQNQILVTGCAGFIGYHLTKRLLHQGYSVIGIDNLTPYYDVLLKKGRLKQLLPHENFTYQQISIEDGGKINKIFSESKFMSVVHLAAQPGVLYSFENPQAYIDTNITGFLNILEACRNHQSEQLIYASSSFVYGANTEMPFSEKHQVDHPLNLYGMTKKSNELMAYTYTSQFGTPTIGLRFFTVYGPWGRPDMVLFLFTKSILSGKTIKVYNHGNMKRDFIYVDDIIEGIVRLIEKNNMKTQDKISTKLHSNAKVLPYKIYNIGNQNPIDLMEFIEVLEKKLGIQANKELLPMRSGDLSETYADVDRLIKDVGYKPKTTIEEGISRFVDWYLEYYEVKR, from the coding sequence TTGTCCTCACAAAACCAAATATTAGTCACAGGCTGTGCTGGATTCATTGGTTACCATCTTACAAAACGTTTATTACATCAAGGTTACTCCGTTATAGGGATTGATAATTTAACACCATACTATGATGTTTTATTAAAGAAAGGTCGTTTAAAACAACTTCTTCCTCATGAAAACTTCACTTATCAACAAATCTCCATTGAGGATGGGGGTAAAATAAATAAAATTTTTTCAGAAAGTAAATTTATGTCTGTCGTTCATTTAGCTGCTCAACCTGGGGTTTTATATAGCTTTGAAAATCCTCAAGCTTATATTGATACGAATATAACTGGATTTCTAAATATATTAGAGGCTTGTCGTAATCATCAATCTGAACAGCTGATTTATGCTTCTTCAAGCTTTGTTTATGGGGCAAACACAGAAATGCCATTTTCAGAAAAACATCAGGTTGATCACCCCCTTAACTTATATGGCATGACTAAAAAAAGTAATGAATTAATGGCATACACATATACTTCTCAATTTGGCACGCCTACAATTGGATTAAGGTTTTTTACAGTCTATGGCCCTTGGGGACGCCCTGATATGGTTTTATTTTTATTTACGAAGTCCATTTTAAGTGGCAAAACGATTAAAGTTTATAATCATGGGAATATGAAAAGAGATTTCATATATGTTGATGATATTATAGAGGGCATCGTTCGATTGATTGAGAAAAACAACATGAAGACCCAGGATAAGATATCCACAAAACTACATTCAAATGCAAAGGTTTTACCTTATAAAATCTATAACATTGGAAATCAGAATCCAATAGATTTAATGGAGTTTATTGAGGTATTGGAAAAGAAACTAGGTATTCAAGCCAATAAAGAACTTCTCCCTATGCGATCAGGGGATTTATCTGAAACATATGCGGATGTAGATAGGTTAATTAAGGATGTGGGCTATAAACCAAAAACTACAATTGAGGAAGGAATCAGTCGTTTTGTAGATTGGTATTTGGAGTATTATGAAGTGAAAAGATAA
- a CDS encoding toast rack family protein, with the protein MKKTFLGMMLVFLLVLTGCSDVVVGSLETETIEIKKDNSTELEVTLDIGIGELQVSEGADEWMEGIIEYNVENLDPEVTYELIENKGQAVIKQNEGNFGFNNVGDVENSWDLKLTNEIPIDLKIDAGVSETELDLRGLQLKNLEVDAGVGEITIDISGQWEESFNAVLTTGIGSSTIILPSDIGVIIESDKGIVAADFINLISLGDGFYVNEAYDASDSHHIKIEADLGIGEVVFKVK; encoded by the coding sequence ATGAAAAAAACGTTTTTAGGAATGATGCTGGTTTTTTTACTAGTTTTAACTGGATGTAGCGATGTGGTGGTTGGAAGTTTAGAGACGGAAACAATTGAGATTAAAAAAGATAATTCCACAGAATTAGAGGTAACTTTAGATATTGGTATAGGTGAATTGCAAGTTTCTGAAGGAGCAGACGAATGGATGGAAGGAATTATTGAATATAATGTAGAGAATTTAGATCCAGAAGTTACCTATGAACTTATAGAAAATAAAGGTCAGGCTGTGATTAAACAAAATGAAGGTAATTTTGGATTCAACAATGTTGGTGACGTTGAAAATAGCTGGGATTTAAAACTAACCAATGAAATCCCAATAGATTTAAAAATCGATGCAGGTGTTTCAGAAACAGAGCTAGATTTGCGTGGACTTCAATTAAAAAATTTAGAGGTTGATGCAGGTGTGGGTGAAATTACAATTGATATCAGTGGTCAATGGGAAGAGAGTTTCAATGCAGTGCTTACTACGGGTATAGGTAGTTCCACCATTATATTGCCATCTGATATTGGAGTTATCATTGAATCTGATAAGGGAATTGTTGCAGCTGATTTTATAAATTTAATATCACTAGGTGATGGATTTTATGTGAATGAAGCATACGACGCCTCTGATAGTCATCATATTAAAATTGAAGCAGATTTAGGTATTGGTGAAGTTGTTTTTAAAGTGAAATAA
- a CDS encoding uracil-DNA glycosylase — protein sequence MNLDVSSFTNDWVMVLKEEIEKEYYQQLVQFLREEYETQIIYPPKEHIFNALQYTSYENTKVVILGQDPYHGQNQAHGLSFSVQQGVQTPPSLKNIFKELRDDLSFPIPEHGCLEKWAAQGVLLLNTVLTVREGQAHSHKGKGWETFTDQVMISLNDRSEPVVFILWGKPAQMKRKLITAPQHHIIEAPHPSPLSAHRGFFGSSPFSKVNAFLRRKGKEEINWGTNT from the coding sequence ATGAATCTAGATGTCTCCAGCTTCACAAACGACTGGGTGATGGTCTTAAAAGAAGAAATTGAAAAAGAATACTATCAACAATTGGTGCAGTTTTTACGAGAGGAGTATGAAACTCAGATTATTTATCCACCAAAAGAACATATTTTTAATGCTTTACAATATACCTCATACGAAAATACAAAAGTGGTTATTCTTGGACAAGATCCATATCATGGACAGAATCAAGCACACGGTTTAAGTTTTTCGGTACAACAAGGAGTACAGACACCACCGTCCTTAAAAAACATTTTTAAAGAGTTGCGTGATGACCTGAGTTTCCCAATTCCTGAACATGGCTGTCTCGAAAAATGGGCTGCACAAGGTGTTTTATTATTAAATACAGTTTTAACAGTCCGGGAAGGACAAGCTCATTCTCATAAAGGGAAAGGGTGGGAGACATTTACGGATCAAGTGATGATCTCATTAAATGATCGTTCTGAACCCGTTGTGTTTATACTATGGGGTAAACCCGCTCAAATGAAACGAAAGTTAATTACTGCACCACAACATCATATTATTGAAGCACCTCATCCTAGTCCATTATCAGCACATCGAGGTTTTTTTGGCAGTTCCCCTTTTTCAAAAGTGAATGCATTTTTGAGGAGGAAGGGGAAAGAAGAGATAAACTGGGGTACAAACACCTGA
- a CDS encoding MFS transporter translates to MTSIFQDQRFIKILTANVFSSIGSGITMFAIPWVFVTREGGANAFGYVSLITTIALFFAAPLIGNLIDYHSRKKLLLWGQMIGFTVVGLFSLIGFLGVEYQTWHLVILFLTGSFYFSLFYPTMFAMNQEIFDRSLYKSLNGMMEIQGQLSTFIVAGGIASILLGRLDLHWILFIDAVTYTIAFMILYTIPYIQSNRTHTERKSFWGKMHEGYVYLKDHPLLFFFLLSAFIPFITVMVTNYVFPIYIESTLQASGSIYGLQGMLFGVGSLLAGILIPVFIKRFGNTQIILIGIITFTISMILVSIFPFTLLFLILSIFRGFGNASTRVARNTLMMETIPNEKMGRVNSLFETMGLMLRITLIGSFTVMIPNTGTIPAVSILSLILIISVFIAMMSKRYFNETSNTKVKAGMMDIPSK, encoded by the coding sequence ATGACTTCCATTTTTCAAGATCAACGTTTTATCAAAATATTAACTGCTAATGTTTTTTCATCCATTGGTTCAGGAATTACGATGTTTGCTATACCATGGGTATTTGTCACTAGGGAGGGTGGAGCAAATGCTTTTGGGTATGTTTCATTGATTACAACCATCGCTTTATTTTTTGCAGCACCCCTCATTGGTAATTTGATAGATTATCATTCCAGAAAGAAATTACTATTATGGGGGCAAATGATTGGTTTTACAGTGGTCGGTTTATTTTCACTAATCGGTTTTTTGGGTGTTGAATATCAGACTTGGCATTTAGTGATTTTATTTTTAACAGGATCATTTTATTTTTCATTATTTTATCCAACGATGTTTGCAATGAATCAAGAAATCTTTGACCGCAGTTTATACAAAAGTTTAAACGGCATGATGGAAATTCAAGGGCAGTTATCTACTTTCATCGTTGCTGGAGGGATTGCGAGTATCTTACTTGGTAGACTAGACTTACACTGGATATTATTCATAGATGCTGTTACCTATACGATTGCGTTTATGATTTTATACACGATCCCATACATCCAATCCAACCGAACCCATACTGAAAGAAAATCATTTTGGGGAAAAATGCATGAAGGATATGTTTACCTCAAGGATCATCCGTTACTCTTTTTCTTTTTATTATCTGCGTTCATCCCATTCATTACTGTCATGGTTACAAATTATGTCTTTCCTATTTATATTGAATCAACACTACAAGCAAGTGGCAGTATTTATGGATTACAAGGAATGTTATTTGGGGTCGGCTCCCTTCTTGCAGGAATTTTAATCCCTGTGTTCATCAAACGATTTGGCAATACTCAGATTATTCTCATAGGTATTATTACCTTTACGATTTCTATGATACTTGTCTCCATTTTCCCATTTACCTTATTGTTTTTAATTCTTTCCATATTTCGAGGATTTGGTAATGCAAGTACCAGAGTAGCACGAAATACACTAATGATGGAAACGATCCCTAATGAAAAAATGGGAAGAGTAAACAGTTTATTTGAAACGATGGGTCTTATGCTCAGGATCACATTGATTGGTAGCTTTACAGTGATGATTCCTAATACTGGTACAATACCAGCTGTATCTATATTAAGTTTAATACTAATTATTTCTGTTTTTATAGCTATGATGAGCAAACGTTACTTTAATGAAACCTCAAACACAAAGGTTAAAGCTGGAATGATGGATATCCCATCAAAGTAA